The Juglans microcarpa x Juglans regia isolate MS1-56 chromosome 8D, Jm3101_v1.0, whole genome shotgun sequence genomic sequence CTGCTTTCTCACCTTAACACctcatcatcatctctctctctctatctctctctcaatctttcTATTAGATTTGTTGTTTTATCATTGGAAACTAGGAGAAATCGATAGAGGGTTATCCAATCTCCCATGTTAGACTGGTTTTGATAAATAGGGAGGCCTATAGCTGCCTGCCACGTGTATCAAAATTTAACTCTTTTGAAAGAGCACACCACTGCAGTACTAGCTGTTCGGCCACCCAAGTAGTCTCCATTCTTCCCTAATTAATAGGCTAATTCCAAAAACATTTCGTGCAAGATTTGCACTTCATAGACTTTGGGGTTGGTTGAAATTCCAAGACGAAGAAGGCAAGGAATTTAATACTCCATTTGGATGGTTGAGCATTCAATCATATGCAAATAatggtaaaataatttataaataataataaactatttgtGAATAGGTAAAATggtataagaataataatatagtgaagTTACTCAGGTGCAATAGTCTAAATTCCTTCATTTAAGGTCCCGATTGAAACTTGGACtgaactgagatcaactcaattcagtctaattttcagttgaatctaacattcaaatacctaactcttaaatcactaaactcattttaattcaaaattactttatatatgtgacccacaacttttttgaACTTAATACGCCTTTACACACGGaactcataacttttttcaactttccataaatatatctaaattcatcttaatatccaaacatatctaaacttatcttaggtgggccccacaaaactcactcaactatctcaactcactgttattcataaagaattcaactcagctcaacatctaaacgggGTCTAAAGGCTTTTACTTAGTTGTTATCATCACATTactttcctcctttttttttacgCTGCCGATCAGAATAAGAATTTTCTAACGACTAATTAATCAACAAAAACTATGAATTGAGATTGAGAGATAGATCCCCTACATcacttttgtataattataccatgaaaaattattaaggAAAATGGAGAGTTTTAAAGAAGTGGAGAAAattatttgtttggatgttaatgaTGTCAACTAAGGCTGATAATTAAGGTAAGGGAAAAAAACATTGTTCACACTCAACAAATTGCATCCTTGGACTATTAAAAGGTTGTAATATTATCCATAGCCGGTCGAGATCCGACTCACAAGATCATGTCTTACCACTTATTTGTACTTATTTTTCATCCATCTTAACAAAATTAGagagttaaaattaaatgaagatactattttttcgattttttgtatttattagtTTGGAGTGCAAAATGCATAATCCGTGTTAATTAGATCAGATGGTGGAAAGTCTTAAATTCGTTCCTTATGGAATGCCAACCACCTAACAAGCTGGTTTGGAATTCAAAACCATGTCCTTTGGAATTTACACAAGTTGCTTAGGAAAGAAGTGATTATAACAAGAAGTTAGTCTACATACAGCCCTGTAGACTAACCCTAACAAGGAagggtcaaaaaataaattttcatccACATGTGATGGCTACAGCTTTGGACTATAGTTCATTTGTGATGTCTTTTGCCCAATTTAACATGCTCTCAGCTGTCAAAACTTACTGCCACATGTGGATAAAAGTCTACAAACTTTACCCAGTTCAGGACTATTGGCtgaaatttctcatttcattcctAGAAATactctaataataaaaaaaaattatataaaataatttcataaattgatatgatttattaaattttaaaattatttttattttaaaataaatctaatagatTAAACGATAAAGCGATATGAATTTAtagaattacttttatataattgatTTGTAAATGTAGCAGTAGTCATTCATTTACCGATAACAACAAATATGAATCAAAGTTATCTCTTTTCTCCCAAAATGAATGACATGGTTCCAATTCAAGGATGCAAAACCCAAAATCATAAATGTGATTACCCAATAAAGCCATCCGTCATTGAAGTTTCTGCATGAAAAAAGCAGATGGaacaaatgatttaaaaaatccaaacatCACTTGCATTTCACCTTCAAAATTACACCAAATCTAAGAAAATTTTGCAAAAGAATAGAATCAAGGCTCTGGTTCCttggagaaagaaaatatgagaaagaTACACAAAGGAACAACAACAAAAGCAGCAAGCTTTAGCAAATCCTCAGTCTCCTTTGATATCACTCCAATCCTTGACCAATCTCCACTGTACCTGAAAGTTGAAGATTTTTCTCCATGAAAAAAAGCAGCAAGAACAAGTTTCCGATCAAAGAAATTTCAAAAGACTACAGAAGAAAGTATACCCAGCATCGATGAATCCCAAACCCAGCACTGCCACGACAGAGCGAGCAAGAACTGGGTTTGACACTCTCAatgggaaaatgttttcttGCTGAGTCGTTGTTGAATTTTCAGGCAAATCTCTCTTGCTAGCCAATTTGATTCCAAATTCTCTGCCATTAGTCTTCAGAAATGGATAAGATGTCAGGCCTTTAAAGATAAAGCTCTTTTCTGTGACCAGCATTTTCTTTCCCCTGTTCCTCTCCTTGATCTTTTGAGTCTTTTGACCCACCTTCCTTTCGATATCATTTGTCTTATAAGTGCAAAATAGTAATTTGCAGAAAAAttctttaacttttatttttcattaataccTCGTTTATATTTGAAGAGAAGTTCAcgagatgtgttttttttagggttttgatatgtgtttttattgggtttttgagaaatagaaatgatatttgtagttgcCGGTGAATTGTGTAAGTATTatgcaattattttgaaaaaaaatgaataaatacgaaattcgtatgaaaaaaattaattttttaatagcaaACTCCACTCTTTTCTAAAACGATTGCACGGTACTTATGTATTCTACAattgtatgtaatattactcttgtGAAAATCATGGGCTACACCTTAAAGTATAAAAGgttttgtgaatattttattggttttttgtgaaggaaaaatgacttacaattttacatacataatcatatgTGTTAATGTGTCAgctattaaaaaatagtgaagagtataaaattcaaaatttgaaatttaaattaaaaaaataaaatactaataaaatgagattgtaATTTACTATGAATAATATTGTGTGTAAAATTGTGCATACATATAATACTACTCTGTTGTGAAAGTGGTGGATTacattaacaaaaaatttatgtgcAGTCAGTCTTGTGTACTCTTTACGCactctactaatgtgattgattgcgtattttttttaagagaatttcTACATATGGTCATTTTTGCTTATTCTGTGCGTACTTCACTAATGTGATTggtcaaaacaattattttatatttaaaaaaagtgatatagccaatcacattagtggaGTATGCAAGCAATACGTAAAAATGACTGcatatagaatttttatttttttaatataaattaattgatttggCCAATTACATCAATGAAGTGTGCAagaaatatatcaaaatgactgtatgtagcagaactcttacattaataattagatgagaaaaTTATATTAGTGCAATGACAATTTATTAAGTAATACTATACACTACACTATACTCATATCCCACTTTTATAtcactatgtaagatgtgacatatttatcactattggatgataaaaaattatctaataaatgataatttaacagtgataaatgtgtcatattttacataataaaatgataatgagATGATAGTATCGTGTATAAAATTATGCTTTATTTCTGGGTTTAGaatattgaaagttgaataaagatgacaattttttttttttttttttttgcaaacgTGTATGATTTATACTTTTTTGACAAGTTAATTACTAAatccaatttataaaatttgaaaaaaagctCTCGGATACTATCCCATGTTTTCCATCGTGATCTTATTTTGTTtatgaatgaaaatatatttttaaaataagacaGTGGtcaatattttacattttcatcCATCACATTTGAAAGATTTTTAAGCTTTAGTAATTTATTTAGAAATGGtatatcaaataataatttggTAAATATGATAAACCATAAAGAGCCATTTTTACTCAACATCCTTACGCTTCACACTAcacatgatttattttattttattttattataattaaactaaatgaattattctattcatcatccatataccacacatttaaaatgaaaaaaaaaaatcatgtatagtGTATGgtataagaataataaataaaattttttaaccaTAAAATGTGAAACCCTACATCTAGTTAtgctaatgttttttttttttttctgactGAGAGTCTAGAGAAAGAGGGTGTgaagatttttatcatcaacacTAAAATAATAAGTTACAGTGATCCTTTCCATTGCATTTGGATATCTCATCAATTTGGATTGTATGTCCGGTTTAGATACAAAAATACttctaatttatctcatctaattattacaattttttcaaattttcatacaaaatataataaattattcaaaattttcaaattctaaaatactaataatatttaaaaataatattctaacaatattgtattcaattttcaagtttcaacttatcttattttaactcactatccaaatctcatctaaggttgcgtttaggtagtgaggtattctcaatTATTCGATCtggaaatagtagtgaaaaaataaaaaaaaataatgaaaaaatattaaatagtaatgaataattgtgaaaaataagtgagaaatagtaataaaataataaataacaatgaGGTATTCTCCTTTTATATTCTTAACTTTACTTTACTTTAATAAATCcttgattataaaaaataataattattatatggaagtttttcattttttcttcctcatttaatttctcaatttctcaaattctcagtttcttataattattttagaattcttaaatgatattttatttaaataattttttatatttatttgaaatc encodes the following:
- the LOC121242970 gene encoding uncharacterized protein LOC121242970 yields the protein MLVTEKSFIFKGLTSYPFLKTNGREFGIKLASKRDLPENSTTTQQENIFPLRVSNPVLARSVVAVLGLGFIDAGYSGDWSRIGVISKETEDLLKLAAFVVVPLCIFLIFSFSKEPEP